gaccagcctgggcaacatggtgaaaccccacgcctacaaaaagtacaaaaattagctgggcatggtggcatgtacctgtagtcccagctactggggcggctgtggtgggaggatcccttgagcctgggaggatgaggctgcagtgatggcaccactgcactccagcctgggtgacagagcaagatcccatctctaaaaaataaaaaagagtttacttggccgagcgcggtggctcgggcttgtaatcccagcactttgggaggccgaggtgggaggatcacgaggtcaggagatcgagaccacggtgaaaccccgtccctactaaaaatacaaaaaattagccgggtgtggtggcaggcgcctgtagtcccagctaatctggaggctgaggcaggagaatggcgtgaacccgggaggcagagcttgcagtgagcagggatcgcgccactgcactccagcctgggcaacagagcgagactccgtctcaaaaaaaaaaaaaaaagtttacttagcAGAATGCTTGAGATGTCAGATTCGGTGTTGTTTTCATTGCTAATAATTTCCTACCCTACAGGGCAAGGCAGTCGTGACGGGAAAAGAGCGGCGGCTACCTCAATGTAGGATCTGCACACAGCAGATGCTCAGTTAACTGGCCAGGCCATTTGCAACCACAGCAGGATGGGCCAGTGCCCCCCACCCAGGTGGAAGCGACTCTCCCTCGACCCCGCCCGGCCATTCAGGCAGCCAGGGAGCGCCCCGGCCCCTCCCGCGGCCCCGCCCCTTCACCTGTGTCGGCCGCACACCTGGAGCCGCCTCCGGAAGAGGGGACCGGAGACCGCGGGGACCTCGGAGGGAGCCCGGCGGCTTCGGGTGAGAGCCTGGGGGACGCCGAGGGCCGGGACCCTCGAGCCTGGGGAGGGACTGGTCAGGCCGCGTCGGCAGAGAAGGTGGGGCAGccggggcagggggcaggggaacCGGGATCTCCGGGGAACCGGGGGCGTCGGCAGGAACTCAGCCGTCTGGAGTGAGCCCAGCCGCTTCTCCGGGCTTCCGACGCCTGGGGCTGGGGTTCGGGGGACTGGAGGCCCCAACACCTGGGCAGCTAGGTGCGGAAGGGGACGGGGAGAGGTCTCCAGGTCCGGGTCTCTCGTGTGGAGGGGGGCGGGGGAGCGGGGCCCGCGAGGGCCAAGTTAGGGAGATCCCCGGGAACGGCCTGGGGGCGGCTGGGCTGGGACCACCGTGACATTCATGTCCTGCGAGCAGGGCTGCACATGGACACCGGgcgagaggaggagggagagcacgGGTGTGTGTGCCTCGTGGGTGGTGACCCCCTGGAGGGCTGGGGCTGGTAAAGCTGTTGTGTCGGGCCCTCTGACCCGAGCCTCTGAACCCCAGCCCCTGAGCAGCCCTAGGGGAGCCCAGGGCTCTCGTCCCCAGGGGCGGGCCGGGAAGTAAACAGAAACTCCGAGCTGCGCTGCAGCCGGGCGGCCGGCACAACCTGTTACCTCGCCCTGTCCTGGGCCCCACGCCAGGGCCCGGGGAAACTGGGGGGCTGAGGGTCAGGGCTCCTGAGTCCGGAGGGGTGGGGGCATGAATGCCTGAGTCCCGTGGAAAATGGGGACTGGGGTGGGAATCCTTGGTGGGGGACATTGGAGGTGGGGACCTCTGAGTCTGGAGCGTGGAGTCAAAGCACCTGCTCGGGAGGTAACAGGAGAATGACGGAGAGAGACCTGGGAAGTCAAGGGCTGGGATCTGGGCTTCTGGTAGGGGAAGGAGCTGGATTCCTGGGGGCGAAGATACCTCAGTTCCCAAGCCTTAGGGTCCTGCATTCCTGGGAGGAGAAGGGGCTGGGCTCAACTCCAACTGCTGAGTCTCTGAGAACCTGGGTTCTGGGAACTGTCTCAGATGGCAAGGGGCTACAAGCCAAACTGCTGGGTTCTGGGAAGAGAGGGGACAGAGAGCGGAGGTGGCCTGTGGCCCTGGAGCACTGGAATGAGCTTTCCTGGGGACAGAGATTGTCTGGCAGAGGCTGAAGGCTGGGAGGTCATTTCCTTCTGCttcctgcctcagtttacccCAGGGACATTAACGGAACTGGGTAGCCAAAACACAGGTCATTAACCCTTCGTGGCCCAGGAAGCCCTGGCTGCAGGACCAGGCAGGCTGGAAGCAGGTGGAGAATTCCTGGAGGGCCAGGTGTTGGGCGGAGGGTGAGCCGCTGTCAGACTGCAGAGTAGAGTGTCCCGCAGCCACCTGTCCCCACAGATGCTGCAGGTGACATGAGCTCTCCAGATGGGCCCAGCTTCCCCTCCGGGCTGCTCTCAGGGGGCGCCTCTCCCAGCGGCGACGAGGGCTTCTTCCCCTTTGTGCTGGAGCGGCGGGACTCATTCCTGGGAGGGGGCCCAGGGCCTGAGGAGCCCGAGGACCTAGCCTTGCAGCTGCAGCAGAAGGAGAAAGACCTGCTGTTGGCCGCGGAGCTCGGCAAGATGCTTCTGGAGCAAAATGAGGAGCTGCGGCAGCAGCTGGAGACGCTGAGCGCCCAGCACTTGGAGCGTGAGGAAGTGAGCTAGCACTGGacaggatgggtgggtgggtgggcaggggaGGACAGGTGGGCCTGGAGAGGACAAGGGAAGGGAATCAggcaagggaaggagagaggagctgGGGAGGACAGCTGGGTGAGGGGTGGACTTTGGAACAGTTCAGAGCTGGGCCCAGTCCCCCTGGCAGTGTTGCCCAGTGGTAAAGAACATGAACTCCGGGTGCCGGGCACagtacctcacacctgtaatcccagcactttgggaggccaaggcaggaagatcactacACTAGCCCAgtgttcgagaacagcctgggcaacatagtgagactctgtctttacaaaaaataagaaaattagctggatgtggtggtggcacctggaggcccaggcagggggatcacttgagcccaggaattttagagtttgaggctgcagtaagctatgatccactgcactacagcttgggcaacagagtgagatcctgaaaaagaaaggaaggaaggaaggaaggaaggaaggaaggaaggaaggaaggaaggaaggaaggggagagaaagaaaagaaaaaagaaaaggaaaggaaaggaacggaaaggaaagggaaaaaggcaTGAACTCTGAGGATTAAGACCTGgattcaggccgggcatggtggctcacacctgtaatcccagcactttgggaggctgaggtggctggatcacttgaggtcgggagttcgagaccagcctgcccaacatggtgaaaccctgtctccactaaaaatacaaaaaaaattagccaggcgtgatggggtgtgcctatagtcccagctaattgggagactgaggcagaagaatcacttgaacctgggaggcagaggttgctatgagacaaaatcatgccactgcactccagcctgggtgacagagtgagactgcatctcaaaaaacaaaaacaaaaacaagaaaaaactggGTTCAGACCCTtgtccagctgtgtgaccctgggtcaGCTGCTGGCCCTCTCTGGATCTTGTGTCCAGCTCCTCAGCGGTATAGCGGAACAGCAGGCAACAGTCATGGGTGTCCAGTCCTTGCCTGGCACTGGGCTGAGTGCTTTCCGTGACTCTCCATTGATTTTTGCCCAGCCCAATGAGGTAGCAACAGTTCCCTCTGCCCAGGTTCTATTTTTGGCCAAATTCTTGCTCTGGGGCTCACATCTGGTCTCCTGAACACCCTCCTTTATCTGCTGCATCGGCCCCAACCACTGCCTTGAGCCTGACCTTGGTAGCTAACCCTCTCCACCAGGTCACGTAGTGAGCGTCTCAACACAAGTGGCACTTGATTCCACGCACTGGATTCCATGCCCCCATCACCTGTTGTCCCCCTCCCCGCCTTCCCAACCTTAAGGACCAGAGCCTGTGCACCTCCTTGgactctttctctatttttttttttttggagacagggtctccctctgtcacccaggccatagtgcagtggtgcagtcatagctcagtGGAACCTCGACTTcacgagctcaagcaatcctcccatctcagcctcctgagtagttgggactacaggcacacatgcaccaccactcctggctaatttttgcattttttgtagaggcggggtctcaccatgttgcccaggctggtctcaaactcctaggctcaaccaaaccgcctgcctcagcctcccaaagtgttgggattacaggtgtgagtcaatgCGCTCAGCCAACCTTTCTTGAGTGTACAAATTCCCCCCAATATCCACAAGCCCTTTTGATTCTTCTAAACTCCAACCACCCACTTGTTGGCTCTGCAGCCTCCAAGCTGATCACAGATCACAGCCTCCATCACTCCTGCCCCAGACACTCCAGCCACCTGCTCCTGAGTCCCCAGCTTccactcttttattattattattatttagatggagtctcactctgtcacccaggctggagtgcagtggtgcgatattggctcactgcaacctctgcttcctggtttcaagtgattctctcacctcagcctcccgagtagctgggattacaggtgtgcgccaccaagcccagctaatttttgtatttttagtagagacgcggtttcaccatattggccaggctggtctcgacctcctgacctcaggcgatccacttgcctcagcctcccaaagtgctgggattataggtattagccaccgctcccagcccctAGCTTCCACCTTTGAACCCTGGAGCCCATTCTCTAAGGGACAGCCCAGGATTTTCAAAAACTGCAAATCAGATCATTTCACTCCTCAACCAGAATCTCCCCCTCACCCTTAGAATGAAACCGAAACCCCTCCCCAGGGCCTAAAATTCCCAGAAAACTGGGCTCCTCCCCGACCTCATCACAGCAGCACCAcccctttctcccctcctcctaGAAGGGCAGCCGAACCACCCTCTCCCCGACAATGAGGGCTCTTTTCAGTTCCTCCAAGAACTCACGCTTGTTCCCTCAGGaactttgcacttgctgttccttaATGCCTAGCCTTCTTTCTGGTGGCTCTTGTCCTGCAGAAGTCAACTCAAACATGACATCCTCCTTGAAggaccctccacccccaccccactcctcacTCTCTATCATTTCCCGGGTCTCTTTACAGCCCTTACTGTCTCCCTGAAATTACCTGGCTCCGGCATTTGTCCGTGCCCTCTGGACTCTAAGCTGCTTGAAGCAGTGAACTTGGTGGTCTCACGTGCCGCTGACAGCAGACCCCAGAACAAGTAGAGCTCAGGAAATACGGGAGGATAGATAGTACTGTGGGTGGATAGACTTAGAGATATTGTGTCCAGGCCACAAGGCATCAGCAGAGCTGAGCATCAGCCAGGACAATCTGACCTTGAACCTGACAGCTTAATCCTGAAGCTGTATTGCCTCTACGGTATTCGGTTAAGATTTCTGCTGCCTGAGTTGGCATCCCTGCTTTGTGAAGTTATTGTGTGtcggctgagcatggtggctcatgcctgtaatcccagcactttgggaggtggaggagggtggatcgcttgaggccaggagttcaggaccagcctggccaacatggtgaaaccccgtctctactaagaaaacaaaaaaatgtgccGGGCAGGGTGGCGCACGCcagtaatcttagctacttgggaggctgaggcaggagaatctcttgaacttgggaggcagacattgccgtgagccgagatagtgccactgcactctagcctgggccaaaGAGTaaagatctgtctcaaaaaaaaaaaaaaaaaaaaacaaataaaaaataaaaacaaaaataaatgactgtGTGTCCTTAGGCAAGGCACTTAGCAACTCTAGAGCTTCAGTTTCATCTGTAAACCCAGGACGTTAGTGATTCTCCCTCTAGTGGATGAAATGAAGCAATGCAGATAAAGCCCTAATGCAGGGTACCTGCCAGTCGCTGCAGCAGCTGTGGCAATTGTCACCTTCATCCAGGCCCATCCCCTTTTGAGGGCCTAGAGAGAGTGGGCCAGAGGTTAACCCCCGACTCATCTGCCTCCCCACGCTGGGCATCTGGGTGTGCCAGGGAGTTCCCCCGCTGGTCAGACAGGTTTTTGGGCCAGGGCGGGGCTGACAAGGGTTAATTAGAGGGAACTGGCTaggaggagctggggagggggctgggcagAGTCCAGGCCTCCAGAGCCCCTGGGACACagcaggtgtgtgctgccatggGCCGGGGCTTGAACTCTGCCAGACTCAGGCGCCAAAAACGGTGCTTGCGACCTCGGGTCCAGAAGCCCAGGCAGCAGCTGGAGGTGAGTGGTCATCAGAgatccccacccccatccttgCCCCGGGCCCACGCGTCCTGTCTGCCCAGACCCTTCCCTCTAAATCTCTGGGTCTTGCTCActcttcctccctcactctcCCTTGCTTTTGTGTCTGTCTTGGACACAAGGCCCCCTTAGGCTTTCTCCCTAGGTGTCTGTCCCTCCATCCCCATCTCTCTGTGCCTGCCCAGTCTCATCGgtgcctctctgcctctgtccctcTGCCCTGGCCCCCACAGCGGCTCCAGCAGGAGAACCATGAGCTCCGGCGAGGCCTGGCAGCCCGAGGAGCCGAGTGGGAGGCCAGGGCCGTGGAGCTGGAGGGGGACGTGGAGGCCCTGCGGGCCCAGCTTGGGGAACAGCGCTCGGAGCGGCAGGACAGTGGGCGAGAACGGGCACGGGCCCTCAGCGAGCTCAGCGAGCAGAACCTCCGGCTCAGCCAGCAGCTGGCTCAGGTGGGATGGCCCTGACCCCAGGGCCCTGGACAAGGTGGGGGAGGATGCCTGGGTCCCCAGTGGGGAGTGGGTGCATTGGGCTTGGTGCTGAGGctcctctgcttctctttccACCTCCCCAGGCCTCCCAGACTGAGCAGGAACTTCAGAGGGAACTGGACACCCTTCGGGGACAGTGCCAGGCTCAGGCACTGGCTGGGGCAGAGCTGAGGACACGACTGGAGAGTCTGCAGGGGGAAGTGAgtgtcagctggggctgggggattATCTGAGCCAAAAAAGccgggctgggggctgggagggggctGCCCCCCTCCCCAGCTCTCAGGCCTTTCCCCAGAACCAGATGCTGCAGAGCCGCCGGCAGGACCTGGAGGCCCAGATCCGAGGCCTGCGTGAGGAGGTggagaggggccagggcagaCTGCAGACCACCCACGAGGAGTTGCTGCTGCTGAGGCGGGAGCGGCGGGAGCACAGCCTGGAGGTGACCTGCAGGGCTGGGGGACTACAACTGCCTGGACCCTTAGCGATGGCTTCAGGGCTTTCTGGGAGATGAGGCCACAGCTGGATCACTGGGAGGTCCAGAGGCTGGCCCACAAGAGCATGGGCATTAGCCCAGGGGCAAGTGGGAGCCACGAAAGGCTATTGAGCAGGGGAGGCATGCTCTTAGAGTGCATCAGAGCCTGGCAGCTGGAAGAGCAGGGAGGGGGCTGATGCCAGAGCTCAGGCCAGGAATGACAGCCCCTAGACCATGGCTGGGCaatggaaatggagaaaaagaaatgaaaagaggacTCAGGCTCTGATGTTAGACATCAGAGGAGTCTGCACTTTGGAGTCAGCTTGCCTGCCTTCGCATGCCAGTGCCCCTTCTTACTACTGTGGGACAAGCAGCCTCAGTAGCACCAATAAATGCTGCATGAAACAATTAGTGAATGAGGAGGTAgactgggcaggggaggggatgCGGCTCTTCGAGGTGCGAGGTGCGAGGTGCGGCCCTGCTCTATAAGCGAGGAAACTGTATTATCTGCTGAGGGAGGTGCACGGCCCAAGGCGCCCAGCGATCCAGGAACGGGAACAGCCTGGGCCGCTGGGGTGCGGGGCCCTCCGCGGCGCCCCCGTGTGGACCTGCCGCGGGATGTCGGCGTTGGGTGCGTCCCGCTGACCGCCCGCGCTTCCGTCTGCGGGACCGTCCACAGCTGGAACGCGCACGGTCAGAGGCTGGGGAGGCGCTGAGTGCGCTGCGGAGGCTGCAGCTGCGCGTCTCCGAGCTGGAGGAGGAGTCACGCCTCCAGGACGCCGACGTGTCGGGTGCCTCGTTGCAGTCAGAACTGGCCCACAGCCTCCACGACGGCGACCAGGGCCAGGGCGCCGACGCACGCGGAGACGCCCCGGTGAGCTCGTGGGGCCCCAGCCCCCTTACCTGTGCCACCGAGAGGGTTGCAGGCTCcgcctttcctcctttccccaaTAGCCTCCACACCACTAACGCATTTCTTTGGCCCACAGACCACCCGGTCCCCAAAGACCCGAGAGGCATCTAGCCCCCAGCCTTCACCCCCGGAAGAGAGCTTAGAGCCCCCCAAGAAGCGAGCATCCCTCAGCCCAGCAGAGATACTGGAGGAGAAGGAGGCGGAAGTGGCCAAGCTGCAAGATGAGGTGGGGTAGAGGGCACGGTGCTGGATGCAGGGCCCCTCCAGCTGTCAGTTTCTGTCTCCCATGTCCACCTCCCAGCCTTTGCCCACTAGGCTCCCTATACCTGGATCGACCGTCATCTCAACAAACTTACTTCAAGAGCCAGCCTGTATGCCACCTCCTCCACGAAGATTTCCTGGACAGCACCTCTCCGCTTAGTTCCACTCCCAATGCTTCTCCCTGCATCCCTCCTGCAGGGTTATACCACTCCACCTAACCCTGCTCCACCCCACCCCGCACCAGCCTGAGGGGCTCAGAGGGCTCATCTCGGAGTCTCCAGCACAGGGCCACAGCTGCCTGGGGTGTCTGTCGCAGGCAGGGGAGGGCTGGGTAGAGCCAGAGTCGGGGCTGCTGGGAGAAGCAAGGACTGGAAGGCCCATTGGCCCATCTGCCACACGGCCCCTCCTCTGCTCACAGATCTCGCTGCAGCAGGCAGAGCTGCAGTCCCTGCGGGAAGAGCTGCAGAGGCAGAAGGAGCTGCGGGCGCAGGAAGACCCTGGGGAGGCCCTGCACAGTGCCCTCTCAGACCGGGACGAGGCCGTGAACAAGTAAGCCTCAAGCCATTGACCACCGCCCCAGCTCCCTCTGGGCCCTCCTGGGCTCCTGATTCTTCTTCTGTTACGGGTTATAATgatccccactcccacccagggGCCCACTGACCTCCTTGATCTCGGTGTTGGCAGCCCTCCTCCCGCCCGGGTCCAGAAGTCCCCCGCCACCCCGGCTCCCTGAGGCCCTAGCGCCGTCAAACGTGTCTTCCGCCCCTCCCGCCCAGGGCCCTGGAGCTGTCTCTGGAGCTCAACCGCGTCTCGC
This genomic stretch from Nomascus leucogenys isolate Asia chromosome 18, Asia_NLE_v1, whole genome shotgun sequence harbors:
- the LOC100588517 gene encoding putative uncharacterized protein FLJ46214, which codes for MSPTKDSHPSPHFPRDSGIHAPTPPDSGALTLSPPVSPGPGVGPRTGRGNRLCRPPGCSAARSFCLLPGPPLGTRALGSPRAAQGLGFRGSGQRARHNSFTSPSPPGGHHPRGTHTRALPPPLARCPCAALLAGHECHGGPSPAAPRPFPGISLTWPSRAPLPRPPPHERPGPGDLSPSPSAPSCPGVGASSPPNPSPRRRKPGEAAGLTPDG
- the BICDL2 gene encoding BICD family-like cargo adapter 2 is translated as MSSPDGPSFPSGLLSGGASPSGDEGFFPFVLERRDSFLGGGPGPEEPEDLALQLQQKEKDLLLAAELGKMLLEQNEELRQQLETLSAQHLEREERLQQENHELRRGLAARGAEWEARAVELEGDVEALRAQLGEQRSERQDSGRERARALSELSEQNLRLSQQLAQASQTEQELQRELDTLRGQCQAQALAGAELRTRLESLQGENQMLQSRRQDLEAQIRGLREEVERGQGRLQTTHEELLLLRRERREHSLELERARSEAGEALSALRRLQLRVSELEEESRLQDADVSGASLQSELAHSLHDGDQGQGADARGDAPTTRSPKTREASSPQPSPPEESLEPPKKRASLSPAEILEEKEAEVAKLQDEISLQQAELQSLREELQRQKELRAQEDPGEALHSALSDRDEAVNKALELSLELNRVSLERDSLSRELLRTIRQKVALTQELEAWQDDMQVVIGQQLRSQRQKELSAAASSSTPRRAAPRFSLRLGPGPAGGFLSNLFRRT